The sequence AGCTGCTGAGCCGCCTCGGTGGCGGTAGCGACATCGGTCACCGCCAGCCCAGTGAGCTGACCAGCCTCGACCTGGTTAGGGGTGAGAATATCCACAGTTCTAAGAAATGCTGGCGGGAGGTCAGTTCGCGCGGGAGCCGGATCGACAATCACTGTTGCTCCCTGAGCCTTGGCGGCCTTGGCTGCCACCATCACCAGCGGCAGCGGCACCTCGAACTGAAACAGCACCAGATCGCCGGGCTGCAGCTGGGTCGTGAGGCGATCGACATCCCCGTCGCTGATTTGGCCATTGGCACCGGGTATGACCACGATGGTATTTTGGCCGGCACTATCGACCGCGATCGCCGCTACCCCCGTCGATACCTCCCCGTCAATTGCTACCCCACTGGCATCGACCCCAGCATTCTGCAAACCCTGAATGAGTTGATGGCCAAAGTCATCGTCGCCGACTCGACCGATCATTCTTGTCGCTGCTCCCAGTCGCGCCGCCGCCACCGCTTGGTTGGCCCCCTTGCCGCCGGGGAGCGTCTCAAACTGGGTGCCCAAAATGGTTTCCCCTGGCTGGGGCAGGTGGGGCGATCGGCAGACCAGATCCATGTTCAGGCTGCCAAACACATGGATGGTCTTGGGCGATGGGTTAGGGGTCATCGGTAACGGGCGCTTAAACAGTTAAACCTTCGCAGGGTGGAGCGCTGCGACCCAAGGCAGAATCACCGACAGGGCTGCCGTCGAAATTCCCTAAAACAGTTCCCTGTCGTCGTCATCGTCAAGGGTGCCGTAGGGCGATGGGGGTCGATCGCTGCTCCAGGCCCACCAGGGGGTGGCGCACTCGCCGCAGTGGTAAAACTCCTGCCACTTGCGGCGGTGATCAGCCCCGTAGACTGGCGATCGGCGGTTGATCCAAACGGCTTTAGCCTGGCGGCTCTCGGCCCCACACTGAGGGCAGCAAAACTCGCTGGCGTGGGTGGCAGACTCGGCCCAGTCGGGCGAAAAAGGGGAAAAAGCTTCCATAGGGTGGAGCGGGGGGGTCAGTTCTATTATGAGCCAGTCGAAGGATGGTTGGTTTATGGTCTGAGGCCCACGGTTCGAGGTCTACGGTTCAAGGCAAACCCGTAAACCCTGGACCTGCTACCTTGCACCTGGCATCTATCCCAGGGTTAAGTTCTAGAACAAGCCGCTTCGCCAGCGACGTTCTTCGGCATAATCGGTGGCAGGCTCGCCAATTTTGGGCCAAAAGGAGAATGGCACCGCATGGCACTGCGTTTGATTTCGCTGCTAGGGATTTTTGGCCTTTGCTTTATTGCCTGGCTGGGTTCAGAAGATCGGCGGCGGGTACCGTGGAAGGTGATTGGTTGGGGCGTTGCCATTCAGCTGTTGGTGGGGTTGCTGGTGTTTTTGCTGCCCTTTACCCGCTCGGTGGTGGTCTGGCTCAGCTCTATTCTCAACGCCCTAATCGATGCGTCTGATGCTGGGGCGCGGTTTTTGTTTGGCCCCATTTTTGTGCCCGACTTTAACCAAACCGTTGGCCCCTCTGGAGCCGGACGCTGGATTGCTCGCGCCCTGACGCCGCCCTTTACCGCCGTGCCGGGCGATCGCCTAGGAACCGACAACCTCAACCTGGGCTACATCTTCGCATTCAGATCGCTGCCTCAG is a genomic window of Nodosilinea sp. FACHB-141 containing:
- the rbsK gene encoding ribokinase, translating into MTPNPSPKTIHVFGSLNMDLVCRSPHLPQPGETILGTQFETLPGGKGANQAVAAARLGAATRMIGRVGDDDFGHQLIQGLQNAGVDASGVAIDGEVSTGVAAIAVDSAGQNTIVVIPGANGQISDGDVDRLTTQLQPGDLVLFQFEVPLPLVMVAAKAAKAQGATVIVDPAPARTDLPPAFLRTVDILTPNQVEAGQLTGLAVTDVATATEAAQQLVQRGVAIAIVKLGDQGVVVAENHRTFHQPALPVNVVDTVAAGDAFNGGLAVALAEAMDLEEAVQFANAVAAAAVMVPGAQPSMPERSQVAALRLGLKHL